One genomic segment of Lysobacter sp. 5GHs7-4 includes these proteins:
- the ndk gene encoding nucleoside-diphosphate kinase, giving the protein MALERTLSIIKPDAVAKNVIGEIYTRFEKAGLKVVASKMKHLSKQEAEGFYAVHRERPFFAALVEFMISGPVVIQALQGENAVLKHRELMGATNPKDAAPGTIRADFADSIDANAVHGSDSLENAAIEIAYFFPATDVYAR; this is encoded by the coding sequence ATGGCGCTGGAGCGCACCCTGTCCATCATCAAGCCCGACGCCGTCGCCAAGAACGTCATCGGTGAGATCTACACGCGTTTCGAGAAGGCCGGCCTCAAGGTCGTCGCCTCCAAGATGAAGCACCTCTCGAAGCAGGAAGCCGAAGGCTTCTACGCCGTGCACCGCGAGCGTCCGTTCTTCGCCGCGCTGGTCGAGTTCATGATCAGCGGCCCGGTGGTGATCCAGGCGCTGCAGGGCGAGAACGCCGTGCTCAAGCACCGCGAACTGATGGGCGCGACCAATCCGAAGGACGCAGCGCCGGGCACCATCCGCGCCGACTTCGCCGACAGCATCGACGCCAACGCCGTGCACGGTTCCGACAGCCTGGAGAACGCCGCGATCGAGATCGCGTACTTCTTCCCGGCCACCGACGTCTACGCGCGCTGA
- a CDS encoding TetR family transcriptional regulator yields the protein MAATAHFSTKDRILGAAEELFAQFGFTGTSLRQVTSRADVNIAAVNYHFGSKENLVNEVFRRRMDDMSRQRLSALQEAVQQHPGELEPILAAFVEPALALAQDRHGGAAFVRVVARAYAEKNDSLRKFLSDHYGHVLREFAKAIAAAVPGLSKEELYWRLDFLAGALTYAMADFGLIKRPAGVTEAAHRERAGRELIRFAAAGFKS from the coding sequence ATGGCCGCCACCGCCCACTTCTCCACCAAGGACCGCATTCTCGGCGCCGCCGAGGAGCTGTTCGCCCAGTTCGGCTTCACCGGCACGTCGCTGCGCCAGGTGACCAGCCGCGCCGACGTCAACATCGCCGCGGTCAACTACCACTTCGGCAGCAAGGAAAACCTGGTCAACGAGGTGTTCCGCCGCCGCATGGACGACATGAGCCGGCAGCGCCTGAGCGCCCTGCAGGAGGCCGTGCAGCAGCATCCGGGCGAGCTGGAGCCGATCCTGGCGGCGTTCGTGGAACCGGCCCTGGCGCTGGCCCAGGACCGTCACGGCGGCGCCGCCTTCGTGCGCGTGGTCGCCCGCGCCTACGCCGAGAAGAACGACAGCCTGCGCAAGTTCCTGTCCGACCACTACGGCCACGTGCTGCGCGAGTTCGCCAAGGCGATCGCGGCCGCGGTGCCCGGCTTGAGCAAGGAAGAGCTGTACTGGCGCCTGGACTTCCTGGCCGGCGCGCTGACCTACGCCATGGCCGACTTCGGCCTGATCAAGCGACCCGCCGGTGTCACCGAGGCGGCGCATCGTGAGCGCGCCGGCCGCGAGCTGATCCGTTTCGCCGCCGCCGGCTTCAAGAGCTGA